One Anas platyrhynchos isolate ZD024472 breed Pekin duck chromosome W, IASCAAS_PekinDuck_T2T, whole genome shotgun sequence DNA segment encodes these proteins:
- the LOC113841684 gene encoding uncharacterized protein isoform X1: protein METLVKVVSKLWKLWGGSAEEARGVGGEPEPGEIWERPRPCAPQYGAELEDEELGEEASGGNGDEALGFTNTWKCEKENGCGDDRGGGRSVREGQRADRNGHPKTRSCGANASLRRRQGEPRGRERPPRRGGGRGRNSMGGYRNSEVSSQSSSDSGSDTDSHSEEEMGTDSRNIPIRNKAAPRGREIPLTDWRKIKIACTILALSAMLAFPVWVTGGGQRVHSPTNPKDVQAIVKAIVDKGLHSAMVSTLIDGVFRGGDMLPFDIKQTCRLIFDGGGMIIFKREWGDNCMRQLAQVTGTDHTLYGSSLQRLMGTDPTVITPQAQVQGLRAHEGMATRAAREAPNSPRPNFRTKLMKTEFLFTGTDHRAPL from the coding sequence atggaaacccttgtgaaggtcgtatccaagttgtggaagctgtggggtggctcggctgaggaagccaggggtgtcggtggggaaccagagcctggggaaatctgggagagaccacggccatgtgcgccccagtacggtgctgaactagaagacgaagaattgggtgaagaagcctccggcgggaacggggatgaagcgttaggttttactaacacgtggaaatgcgagaaagagaacggttgcggggacgaccggggaggcggtagaagcgtgagagaggggcagagagccgatcggaaCGGCCATCCGAAAACACGCTCCTGTggcgcaaacgcctcgctgagaAGGCGGCAgggcgagccacgaggcagggagcggcccccccgcaggggtggggggcggggccggaactcgatgggagggtaccggaactcggaggtgagcagtcagtcaagctctgactccggatcagataccgattcacattcggaggaggaaatggggacagatagcagaaatatccccatccgaaataaagctgcaccgcgaggcagagaaattcctctcacagattggaggaaaattaagattgcgtgcaccATCTTGGCTCTATCGGCCATGCTAGCGTTCCCGGTCTGGGTGACAGGCGGagggcagagggttcactcaccaacaaaccctaaggatgtacaagcgattgttaaagctattgtggataaagggcttcattctgcaatggtctccaccctcatagatggtgttttcaggggaggcgacatgctcccgtttgatatcaaacaaacttgtagactgatctttgacgggggtgggatgatcatttttaaacgagaatggggggacaactgtatgagacaactggcccaagtaactgggacggatcacacactgtatggttctagcctgcagcggctaatgggtacggacccaacagtgatcaccccccaggcgcaagtccagggcctgagggcccacgaaggtatggcaactcgtgcggccagagaagctccaaacagcccacgccccaacttcagaacaaaactaatgaaaactgagtttctgttcacaggaacggatcatcgggcacccctgtaa